tgtgtgtaatgtacatgtagctgagctgtatatgtgtgtaatgtacatgtagcagagctgtatatgtgtaatgtacatgtagctgagctgtatgtgtgtaatgtacatgtagctgagctgtatatgtgtaatgtacatgtagctgagctgtatatgtgtaatgtacatgtagctgagctgtatatgtgtaatgtacatgtagctgagctgtatatgtgtgtaatgtacatgtagctgagctgtatatgtgtgtaatgtacatgtagctgagctatatgtgtgtaatgtacatgtagctgagctgtatatgtgtaatgtacatgtagctgagctatatgtgtgtaatgtacatgtagctgagctgtatatatatgtgtaatgtacatgtagctgagctgtatatatgtgtaatgtacatgtagctgagctgtatatgtgtaatgtacatgtagctgagctgtatgtgtgtaatgtacatgtagctgagctgtatatgtgtaatgtacatgtagctgagctgtatgtgtgtaatgtacatgtagctgagctgtatatgtgtaatgtacatgtagctgagctgtatatgtgtgtaatgtacatgtagctgagctgtatatgtgtaatgtacatgtagctgagcagtatatgtgtgtaatgtacatgtagctgagctgtatatgtgtgtaatgtacatgtagctgagctgtatatgtgtaatgtacatgtagctgagctgtatatgtgtaatatacatgtagctgagctgtatgtgtgtaatgtacatgtagctgagctgtatatgtgtgtaatgtacatgtagctgagctgtatatgtgtaatgtacatgtagctgagctgtatatgtgtaatgtacatgtagctgagctgtatgtgtgtaatgtacatgtagctgagctgtatgtgtgtaatgtacatgtagccgaggtgtatatgtgtgtaatgtacatgtagctgagctgtatgtgtgtaatgtacatgtagctgagctgtatatgtgtaatgtacatatagctgagcagtatatgtgtgtaatgtacatgtagctgagctgtatatgtgtaatgtacatgtagctgagctgtatatgtgtaatgtacatgtagctgagctgtatatgtgtgtaatgtacatgtagctgagctgtatgtgtgtaatgtacatgtagctgagctgtatgtgtgtaatgtacatgtagctgagctgtatatgtgtgtgtgtaatgtacatgtagctgagctgcatgtgtacacagtagagtgTGGTCCTATGTGCCCATGCATatgtctatacatatatatatatatatatatatatatatatatatatatatattccgtgTTTTTATGAGGGACCAGTTGCTtcttcatccacctcctccatACTCTGAGACATCAAAAGCTAAACACTTGGGGGATCTGTGGACACAGTTTCCTCTGATGCCTCCTGAACCATACGTGGTGTCTGCGTGACTGCATCATCCACCATCCACATCCACACCTGCTGACACTGCTCTGCATCCAGTATTGGTGTACTACATGTCTCTGCTAACCGGGAGCTGTGGGCAGAGATCCTGCATAGGCCGTGGTGGTGTTGTTGTCCCTCAGCAGCAGGCCTATGGCTTCTGCCTGCGCTCTTATCAGTATGCCCATGTCCTCGTCCCTTTACACCACCACTACTGGACTGCTGCAATATGACACTGGTTAGActggtactatatactgtatggcagatgGTTTTTTTtatagccctaaaaaggactttaTTATAGTTGTGGAACGTGGATATAACTCTCCCTATCAGGTGATGTGGCTCTATATACACTcagactatatacacccagggggagatttatcaaacatggtgtaaagtgaaactggctcagttgcccctagcaaccaatcagattccacctctcattcctcacagactctttggaaaatgaaaggtggaatctgattggttgctaggggcaaatgggccagattcactttacaccatgtttgataaatctccccccaagccTATATATCGTGTTTCCATATATACCTTATATTTCTATGGCCACGGGTGGCCTTTCTTTCGGGGGTGCCTTTAggttagagggtagagtaggaggggtgtcttattttaggagggtgttttattttgGCAGCAGCTAACAGGACCTCCCAGCCCCTTTCCCGCTTATTTATTGCCTCATTAAAGCCGCAAAACCTGCGTGGAGGAGACTATCATTGTTATTTTAACACCAAGCGGCACTTGTTCAAATATGAAATACTTTCGAGTACTGTGATACTCAAGTGAATAGTGGGCTTGAAGACGTATGCTAGTAACGCCGCTCCccagtatataccctgtgtgGGACCATATCTCCTGTGTGGGACCAtatctcctgtgtgtgaccatatctCCTGTGAGTGGCCATATCTCCTGTGTGGGACCATATCTCCTGTGTGGGACCATATCTCCTGTGTGGGACCATATCCCCTGTGTGGGACCATATCTCCTGTGTGGGACCATATCCCCTGTGTGGGACCATATCCCCTCTGTGGGACCATATCCCCTCTGTGGGACCATATCTCCCCTGTGTGGGACCATATCCCCTGTGTGAGACCATATCTCCTGTGTGGGACCATATCCCCTCTGTGGGACCATATCTCCTGTGTGGGACCATATCCCCTGTGTGGGACCATATCCCCTCTGTGGGACCATATCTCCTGTGTGGGACCATATCTCCTGTGTGGGACCATATCTCCTGTGTGGGACCATATCCCCTCTGTGGGACCATATCTCCTCTGTGGGACCATATCCCCTCTGTGGGACCATATCTCCTGTGTGGGACCATATCTCCTGTGTGGGACCATATCCCCTCTGTCGGACCATATCTCCTGGTTGGGACCATATCCCCTGTGTGGGACCATATCTCCTGTGTGGGACCATATCCCCTGTGTGGGACCATATCCCCTCTGTGGGACCATATCTCCTCTGTGGGACCATATCTCCTCTGTGGGACCATATCCCCTGTGTGGGACCATATCTCTTCTGTTGGACCATATCCCCTGTGTGACTATTAAtcctaatggagctgtgtcacagagcggAGGACGGGCCTGTCCCCAATGCGTAGAGCCAGGCCGCTGCACGGCCAATGGATGACAATAATTGTAGGATGTCTGGGTGTAATCTGTGATTCTCAGgagttttttttagtattttctaatgaaataaaatgaattctttgatttAATAATTTTTGCTACATTTGGCTCAAACTTTATTTGCAGGATAATTTATAGGTTTGTTGAGTTAGTGTAacagctttttctttcaaatcaatctgTTCAGAAAGTtagtacagatttgtaatttacttctatttgaaaatctccagtcttccagtacttatcagctgctgtatgtcctacaggaagtggtgtaatctctccagtctgaaacagtgctctctgctgccacctctgtccatgtctggaactgtccagagcagcaggaaatccccatagaaaacctctcctgttctggacagttcctgacatggacagaggtggcagcagagagcactgtgtcagactggagagatcacaccacttcctgcaggacatacagcagctgataaggactggaagactggagatttgtaaccttctgacaccagctgaggaggaaaaaagaaatttcactggagttcccctaaTAATAATTCCACCTTTACCTATCCTAGTGATTCTGAGAATATTTTCTCCTGAGTATTGACTAGATATGAGTCAATACTTACAGCATATCTTaatgaaaaactgcaaaaaaaaattaaaaaataagaaaaattgcCTATTTTCTGCTTGTTAAGAAGATAAACACGCCATATAAATGAGACGGCGTCCGACCAATCCCACAACAACCCCTCCGAGCGGGCACTGTTCTGTATAGCCAGGAATAGGCGCACCTCCTCAGCAATGCAGGGAGTCTGGTGAGTCTTTGAATTCCATCCAAGGAAGCCACGTTGCTGTAAATTTAGCGTCGGTATCGTGCATGGAGGACGTCAAGTCTTTCATATGACAGAGATCATTCACCTTGGCTATCCAGGGCGAGATGGGAGGGGCCACATGCCGCAGCTGGGTGATTCTCCATTGGATTAGGTTTATCAACTTATAGTTATTATTTATCTCACTccaataggccccgcccccaaatATTACACCGACCAATAGCAGAATATTAGTAGTATCCACCATCTTTATTAGCtgctattatatattttatttaacattcattatttataGTTTATCAGCATCCCATCAAAAATtacacagtataatcacatgacTGAAAGaccatacccccctcccccccccaggaaTGACGATAAGAGAGAAATCTATCACCTAGATGAGATGGAAGGACTGGGATTGGAGCTGCACACTCCTCAGCCCCTATGGCCGCGGATTTATTTCTATCACATGGGACTAAAATAGATGAAATTTTTGTTCACATTCTATttaacattaattttttttcttccatttataAGTTCTTTCAAGTTTTATTGCAAATGACTTTTTCCTAAAAAACTTCACATATACGACGCATGAGAATAGTGTCCGGTGAATgtttgatgcttaacaagatgtgatttgtaagtaaaacatttcccacattccgaacatgaaaacggcttctcccctgagTGAATTTTTCGATGCTGAACAAGAACTGCTTTTacggtaaaacatttcccacattcgggACAtgcaaatggcttctcccctgtgtgatatTTTTGATGTGTAACAAGATGTGATTTGTgagtaaaacatttaccacattctgaacatgaaaatggcttctcgcctgtgtgaattttttgatgcatAATAATATTTGCTTTTTgggtaaagcatttcccacattctgaacatgaaaacggcttctcccctgagTGAATTTTTTGGTGCTTTACAAGAGTTGATTTTTGGGTGAAACACttaccacattctggacatgaaaatggcttctcccctgtgtgaattttttcatggtcaacaagatgtgattttttcataaaacacttcccacattctgaacatgaaaatgtctTCTTTTCTGTATGAGAGCTGTTTTTCTGTTTAACATCCTTTCTGTGACTTTTATCCTCTATAACAGTCTGTGATGGATCAGTAGCCAGGACTTGTATAGAAGGATGAGATgccagatctttgctgtgaggggctgagggtataTCTGGGGGaatagaaggttcttcatatgtatcttgtgtgatctgaccatctgctgtaatatctggagatatctgatgtccctctgatctccgggtacactcagctgc
Above is a genomic segment from Dendropsophus ebraccatus isolate aDenEbr1 unplaced genomic scaffold, aDenEbr1.pat pat_scaffold_2157_ctg1, whole genome shotgun sequence containing:
- the LOC138775842 gene encoding gastrula zinc finger protein XlCGF8.2DB-like, whose translation is MSFFLAAECTRRSEGHQISPDITADGQITQDTYEEPSIPPDIPSAPHSKDLASHPSIQVLATDPSQTVIEDKSHRKDVKQKNSSHTEKKTFSCSECGKCFMKKSHLVDHEKIHTGEKPFSCPECGKCFTQKSTLVKHQKIHSGEKPFSCSECGKCFTQKANIIMHQKIHTGEKPFSCSECGKCFTHKSHLVTHQKYHTGEKPFACPECGKCFTVKAVLVQHRKIHSGEKPFSCSECGKCFTYKSHLVKHQTFTGHYSHASYM